In the genome of Populus trichocarpa isolate Nisqually-1 chromosome 6, P.trichocarpa_v4.1, whole genome shotgun sequence, one region contains:
- the LOC7455647 gene encoding uncharacterized protein LOC7455647 isoform X11: MSADLNVNQIEEKISVLDQPEESARVDCNGNGKVNDHHGPDPVCAEDSVADQVGELKADRVESESITGFRDDDDPIEKEEDLQAVEKGREEKLAEIPEDHDVEGNKKELINHAELSNAVAEAQESQDTSVHVAESELNRSNNDEVMVEEESKLNSTIDIKEHEDSQAVAINGVHNDLDLDQQRDLAEAQESQDTSVHVAESELNRSNNDEEMVEEESKLNSTIDIKEHEDSQAVAINGVHNDLDLDQQRDLAEAQESQDTSVHVAESELSRSNNDEEKVEEESKLNSTIDIKEHEDSQAVAINGVHNDLDLDQQRDLAELITTEDVSESEPSQSRNDDEKVEESKLGSEDSQAVVSNAAHNFLASDQEKKLKELMNNDDVTEFKPKQSSIDVKVEEESKLDSAIHVEEIEDSQAAVINGACNSLDLNQEKEQPELIKDLPLEDSVEESGDPLKQNLETAPCPVMADEKLEAESAEGPTSDENRDGLPAGHAQDTAAETPVVDDLVDAKQNISKSSSENVELVATSDAETGQSFPISSDNGTTGDETSHILMDAVQSEVPHANGLDIHEKGGLLTSQESASQTVLVNDFVHTPEQNHTLEISTEVSSPAVLEEAPVESSESFPVSPINDIGAEPIVRIEDSCPVEDSKLCDIVRTETKVDNIGESADSHPVDDSKVEAEVENVLVAPSGHANDVKLDIGASSHSVESDEKVSILSIGNVDVESEVTEAVNEGDSNRTSVSIDNPDGETFKCDSTGNESYMPKIEVQADSEVENISTAAREEVPNRDGFVSQLEGEVSKNETPKPTSEDSAVVTSDEQYVVAELGKGPFYIIKVPRFDERNLREKVEDAKFQVEEKSKIRDAIQAQIQIIKAKRKEYEDSFLDARSEEKAARDLLKAKRKEIDSVQYIINRTRNALEIEEIDGRIRSMEHKIQHETLPLKEEKQFIRDIKQLKQIREQFSSNMGSQDEVQQAMDQKDQSEERLKSLRKEADVLRDSLLKAEAVTEDAKKKYNDEHEKINQLLFQHRAANDIRQEAFAHLQSLRKQLYEKSKFFYKYKDDLTAATNLALKGDKEELQRHCANQVERVMELWNNNDEFRKEYMSSNMRNTLRRLRTLDGRALGPDEQPPIIPNVVSQRATKHNVAPSAPALEVEKPVTPVETQRIDEKSTAKLGDKKNQTVKTKRQAKPASLENGLPTVSGRDQIEESRQEENKLPKEEESRQENKLTKEEESRQENKLTKEEVELARKIEELRKEKEAAMLKEQRRLEEKAKAKEAMERKKRNAEKAQARASLRAQREAEQKEKEKEKKAKKKEKRKAAAEDTKDIDEVESAPSSETPTETNESERTEKPVTVAKRPQKQTKAKSMPLPLRNKGKRKMQTWMWALITLLAVVALFFMGNSSFFNLGLQQRFGI; this comes from the exons ATGTCGGCGGATTTGAATGTGAATCAAATAGAGGAGAAGATATCTGTTTTGGATCAGCCTGAAGAATCCGCTCGCGTTGATTGTAATGGGAATGGCAAGGTTAATGATCATCATGGCCCTGATCCTGTCTGTGCCGAAGACTCTGTAGCTGATCAGGTTGGAGAATTGAAGGCTGATCGTGTCGAATCCGAGTCCATTACTGGGTTCCGTGACGACGACGATCCGATCGAGAAAGAAGAAGATCTTCAG gCTGTTGAGAAGGGGAGGGAGGAAAAGTTGGCGGAGATACCAGAAGATCATGATGTAGAAGGGAACAAAAAGGAGTTAATTAATCATGCTGAACTCTCAAATGCAG TGGCAGAAGCTCAGGAATCGCAAGACACAAGTGTGCATGTTGCTGAATCTGAGCTAAATCGGTCAAATAATGATGAGGTGATGGTTGAAGAGGAAAGCAAATTGAATTCGACCATTGACATAAAAGAACATGAAGATTCTCAGGCTGTAGCTATCAATGGTGTTCATAATGATTTGGATTTGGATCAGCAGAGGGAC CTGGCAGAAGCTCAGGAATCGCAAGACACTAGTGTGCATGTTGCTGAATCTGAGCTAAATCGGTCAAATAATGATGAGGAGATGGTTGAGGAGGAAAGCAAATTGAATTCGACCATTGACATAAAAGAACATGAAGATTCTCAGGCTGTAGCCATCAATGGTGTTCATAATGATTTGGATTTGGATCAGCAGAGGGACCTGGCAGAAGCTCAGGAATCGCAAGACACAAGTGTGCATGTTGCTGAATCTGAGCTAAGTCGGTCAAATAATGATGAGGAGAAGGTTGAGGAGGAAAGCAAATTGAATTCGACCATTGACATAAAAGAACATGAAGATTCTCAGGCTGTAGCTATCAATGGTGTTCATAATGATTTGGATTTGGATCAGCAGAGGGACCTGGCAGAATTGATCACCACTGAAGATGTTTCTGAATCTGAGCCCAGTCAGTCTAGGAATGATGACGAGAAGGTTGAGGAAAGCAAATTGGGTTCTGAAGATTCTCAGGCTGTAGTTAGCAATGCTGCTCATAATTTTCTAGCCTCAGATCAAGAGAAGAAACTGAAGGAATTGATGAATAATGATGATGTTACTGAATTCAAGCCAAAACAATCTAGCATTGATGTGAAGGTAGAGGAGGAAAGCAAATTGGACTCGGCCATCCATgtagaagaaattgaagattCTCAGGCTGCAGTTATCAATGGTGCCTGTAATAGTTTGGATTTGAACCAGGAGAAGGAACAGCCAGAATTGATCAAGGATCTTCCTCTGGAAGATTCTGTGGAGGAGTCTGGGGATCCCCTCAAGCAGAATCTGGAAACAGCTCCATGTCCAGTCATGGCTGATGAAAAATTGGAAGCAGAATCTGCTGAAGGCCCTACATCTGATGAAAATAGAGATGGCTTGCCTGCTGGTCATGCTCAAGATACTGCTGCAGAAACTCCGGTTGTTGATGACCTGGTTGATGCCAAACAAAATATATCTAAGAGCTCTTCTGAAAATGTTGAACTTGTAGCAACTTCTGATGCTGAAACTGGTCAGAGTTTTCCAATTTCTAGTGATAATGGTACAACAGGAGATGAAACAAGTCACATCCTTATGGATGCTGTGCAATCAGAAGTGCCACATGCTAATGGCCTTGATATTCATGAAAAAGGAGGATTGCTTACTAGCCAGGAAAGTGCTTCACAAACTGTTCTTGTTAATGACTTTGTTCATACACCAGAGCAAAACCATACCTTAGAAATCAGCACGGAAGTGTCCTCCCCTGCTGTTCTCGAGGAAGCACCTGTTGAAAGTAGTGAAAGTTTCCCAGTTTCTCCTATCAATGATATTGGAGCAGAACCAATTGTCAGAATTGAGGATTCTTGTCCAGTAGAAGATTCCAAGTTATGTGATATTGTAAGAACAGAGACCAAGGTTGATAACATAGGTGAAAGTGCTGATTCTCATCCTGTTGATGATTCAAAAGTAGAGGCTGAAGTTGAGAATGTCCTTGTTGCACCAAGTGGCCATGCTAATGATGTGAAGCTAGATATTGGGGCTAGTTCCCATTCCGTTGAATCTGATGAGAAAGTATCTATTTTGTCAATCGGTAATGTGGATGTAGAATCTGAAGTCACAGAAGCAGTGAACGAAGGTGATAGCAACAGAACTTCTGTTTCCATTGACAATCCAGATGGAGAAACCTTTAAATGTGATTCAACTGGGAATGAAAGCTACATGCCCAAAATTGAAGTCCAAGCAGACTCAGaagttgaaaatatatcaactGCAGCAAGGGAAGAAGTGCCCAACAGAGATGGCTTTGTGTCTCAGCTTGAGGGTGAGGTTAGTAAGAATGAAACTCCCAAACCTACTTCGGAAGACTCTGCGGTTGTTACCTCTGATGAGCAATATGTTGTTGCTGAGCTGGGGAAAGGGCCATTCTACATAATTAAGGTTCCAAGATTTGATGAAAGAAATTTAAGAGAGAAGGTTGAAGATGCTAAATTTCAAGTTGAGGAGAAGAGTAAAATCCGGGATGCTATTCAAGCTCAAATCCAAATAATAaag GCCAAGCGTAAAGAGTATGAAGATAGCTTTTTAGATGCCAGATCAGAAGAGAAAGCTGCACGTGACTTGCTTAAGGCCAAGCGGAAGGAAATAGATTCtgttcaatatataattaacagaaCGAGGAATGCCCTTGAAATTGAGGAAATTGATGGCAGG ATACGCTCTATGGAACACAAGATACAACATGAAACCCTGCCTTTGAAGGAAGAAAAGCAGTTCATTCGTGATATCAAGCAGTTGAAGCAAATTCGAGAGCAGTTCTCTTCTAATATGGGCAGCCAGGATGAAGTTCAGCAGGCTATGGATCAGAAAGATCAAAGTGAAGAGCGCTTAAAG TCTTTGAGGAAAGAAGCAGATGTATTGAGAGACAGCCTTCTCAAAGCTGAAGCAGTCACTGAAGATGCTAAGAAGAAATATAATGATGAACATGAGAAGATAAATCAATTGCTATTTCAGCATAGAGCTGCTAATGATATACGACAAGAAGCATTTGCGCATTTGCAGAGTTTGAGGAAACAATTATATGAAAAG agtaaatttttttacaagTACAAAGATGATTTAACAGCAGCAACTAATTTGGCATTGAAGGGAGATAAAGAGGAACTTCAACGTCATTGTGCTAACCAA GTGGAGAGAGTTATGGAATTATGGAATAACAATGACGAGTTCCGGAAAGAGTACATGAGTTCCAACATGAGGAATACATTAAGGAGACTGCGGACATTGGATGGTCGTGCACTGGGCCCTGATGAACAGCCACCCATTATTCCAAATGTTGTTAGTCAAAGAGCgaccaaacacaatgttgcACCATCAGCTCCTGCTCTTGAAGTAGAAAAGCCAGTTACACCTGTGGAGACCCAAAGGATAGATGAAAAATCCACAGCAAAGCTTGGGGACAAAAAGAATCAGACTGTTAAAACTAAAAGGCAGGCAAAACCTGCTTCCTTGGAGAATGGTTTGCCAACTGTTTCTGGAAGAGATCAGATTGAAGAATCAAGACAAGAGGAGAATAAGCTTCCGAAGGAGGAAGAATCAAGGCAAGAGAATAAGCTTACGAAGGAGGAAGAATCAAGGCAAGAGAATAAGCTTACAAAGGAGGAAGTTGAGTTAGCCAGGAAGATAGAGGAATTGAGGAAGGAAAAGGAAGCAGCCATGTTAAAGGAGCAACGGAGATTGGAGGAGAAGGCCAAAGCAAAAGAGgcaatggagaggaaaaaacgAAATGCAGAAAAGGCCCAGGCCAGGGCTTCGCTAAGAGCACAAAGGGAAGCTGAGCAGAAAGAGAAG gaaaaggagaagaaggcaaagaagaaggaaaaaaggaagGCAGCAGCAGAGGATACTAAAGATATCGATGAGGTTGAGTCTGCTCCTAGTTCTGAAACTCCAACTGAAACCAATGAGTCTGAAAGAACCGAGAAGCCTGTGACTGTGGCAAAGAGGCCTCAAAAGCAAACAAAGGCAAAATCTATGCCTCTGCCTCTTCGCAACAAGGGTAAGAGAAAGATGCAAACATGGATGTGGGCCCTTATCACACTGCTGGCTGTTGTTGCCTTGTTTTTTATGGGGAACAGCAGCTTCTTTAATCTTGGGCTGCAACAAAGGTTTGGcatctaa